The genomic window GGCGGACCTGACCGGGCACACCGACGACGCCGCCGTCCTGGTGCTGCGCCACGAGGCGCCGCCGGCCTGACGCCCCCGCCGGTGACCGGCGCGGTCGCCGCGCGGCGCCCACCGACCGGCGAACCACCGCCACGGCTCGCGCGTGTCACGGCCGCCCGTGACCGCCCGGCGTTGTCTGATGACTGCTGTGACCCGACATCTGGACTTCCGGCGCCCCCTCGCGGCGGTCCTGCGGGTGCTGGCCGTCGCGCTCGCCTACTTCGTGGCCGGGCGGCTCGGGCTGATCCAGCAGGTGGTGGTCGCCGGCGCCAAGGTCACCCCGCTCTGGCCGCCCACCGGCATCGCCCTGACCTGCCTGCTCCTGCTCGGCCTGCGGATCTGGCCGGGCATCGCGCTGGGCACCTTCGCGGTGATCGCCAGCATCGGGCCGCTGCACCCGGCCTCCTTCGGGATCGTCGCGGGCAACACCGCGGCCCCGATCGTCGCCTACCTGCTGCTGCGGGCCACCGGCTTCCGCATCGAGCTGGACCGGCTGCGCGACGGCCTGGCGCTGGTCTTCCTCGGCGCGCTGGTCGGCATGCTGGTCAGCGCCACGGTGGGCGTGGGCCTGCTCTGGCTCACCGGCTCGGTGCCCGGTCACGACTTCTGGTCGGCCTGGTCGGCCTGGTGGACGGGCGACGCGATGGGCGTGCTGGTGGTGGCGCCGCTGCTGCTGGCGCTGTACCTGTTCCGCCTGCCCGAGGACCGCAGGCCCCTCGACCTGATCGAGCCGGTGGTCCTGCTGGCCGGCACCGTGCTGGTCACGCTGGCCGTCACCAACAGCCAGCTGAGCCTGCTCTTCCTCGTCTTCCCGCTGCTCATCTGGGCCGCGCTGCGGTTCCAGCTGATCGGCGCGGCCCCGTGCGTGCTGGTGGTCTCGGTGCTCGCCATCACCGCGGCCACCGACCACCGCGGGCCGTTCGCCCACCACGGGGTGCTGCAGACCATGGTGATCCTGCAGGCGCTCAACGGCGCGGCGGCGCTGACCGGCCTGCTGCTGTCGGCCATCATCGCCGAGCAGCAGTCGATGTACCGCCGGATCGAGTCGGCCTGCCGGGGCCTGGCCGAGGTGGTGGCAAGGCTCGCCCCGGGCGAGGCCGGGTCCGGCTGGCCCCCGCCCGGGGACGGCGACCAGCCGCCGCTCTGAGCTGCCCGTCCCAGCTGCCGCCCGGCTCAGCCGTCGTCCGCCGTGAGCAGGATCGGGTTGGTCAGCGCCGCCATCGGCCCCCAGGGCAGCGCGGCACCCATGGTGTTGCCCTGGCCCGGGGTGCCGTCCGCCAGCGGGTGGCGGACCTCGGCCCGGACGTAGCCGGCCAGCGAGGCGGTGGTGCGCCAGACCACGCTGCCCGCACCGTCGGCGGGCAGCGACTCCTGGTGCAGCTGCCCCTCGTCGGTGACGATGCGGACGGTGCCGTTCGGCACCCCGGCCACGGTGACCCGCACGTCCACCGGCGCGTCCACCGGGACGGTCAGCCGCTCCCCGATGCCCGCCTGCCGCCCGTGGCCGGTGGCCGTGAAGTCGAGCCGCACGGCGGCGGACTCGGCCAGCCAGCTGTGCCCGGCCCGGAGCCCGGCGAGGATCTGGTCCCGGCTCAGGCCGTCGGCCAGCACGACGTTGTGCGGGGAGCCGATCACCTGCGGCACGCTGTGCGCGTCGCTGTTGCCCATCGCCGGCAGCCAGGGCCGGCCGGCCCGCACGGCCTCGGCGAGCTGGGCGTCCCAGCTGTCCACCGCCGACTCGTCGTCGTAGGTCCACGGGCCGTTCCACACCTCGACCGCGTCCGCGCCCTGGTAGCCGAACTTCCACTGGCAGGCGATGTACGGGCAGTACGGGTGCGCGGGCACCACCAGGCCGCCCAGGCCGTGCACCTGGCGGACGAACCGCGGGTAGGCGTTGTCCCGGGCCCGGTAGCGCCAGTCGATCCACTCGCCGGGCGGCAGCCCGAGCGCGAGCCAGTGGCCGTTGCGGGTGGTGACCTCCTCGCCGGTGATGATCAGCAGGTCGGGGCCGGCCAGCGAGCCCCAGACGCCGTGCGAGGCGGAGGTGTTGTGGTCGGTGGTGACCATGAAGTCCAGCCCGGCGGCGCGGGCTCCGGCGGCCACCTCGGCGGGCAGCCGGCGGCCGTCCGAGTAGACGGTGTGCAGGTGGCAGTCGCCGCGGTACCAGTCCCGGCCGCGGCCCCTCGCCCGCTCGGGCGGGTAGTCGGGGGTGAAGCCCGGTCCCGGCTCGCCGTAGGTCAGGGTGACCTGGACCTGGTAGTCGAGCCCCTGCGGCGCCACTTGGTAGGGGCCCAGCACCACGTGCCAGGTGCCCGCCCGGACCGGCCCGGGCAGATAGCCCGGGGTGGCCTCGCCGTTGCTGATCGCGAACGACGTGCGGAACCCGCCGGACCAGCCGCGGAAGCCAGCGCCGCCCAGCTCGGTGCCGCGCTCGTCGAAGATGCCGATGTCGCAGGAGTTGCCCGGCACGCCGGCCGGGACGGCGGGCTTGTCGTAGCTGTACGAGACGGCGATCTGCTGGACCCCGTCGGGGACTTCGACCGGCAGCTGGACGAAGTCGGCGGCGCCGGTGTCGAGATGGCCGGTGATGGTCCGGCTGTCGGTGCCGCTGCGGGGGCCGCCCGGGCTGTCGGCGGCGGCGAAGGAGACCGGGGCCAGGGTCAGCGCGGTGGCCGCCCCGGCGAGCAGACCGGTGCGCAGCAGCGCACGGCGGTCCGGGCCCGCCCCGTCATCGGCGGCGGACGGGTCGAGGGGGTCGGGGTGTCGGCATGCGTCGTGCTCACACACGGTGGATCCTCCCGGGGTCAGGTCGGGCCGGTCTCGACGCGTCCGTGCCGACCCGTTCCCCCGCCCCCTTCCCCCGCCGGTTACGCCCGGGCGATCGGCGTGCGGACGAGGCGGGACCAACGGGCAATCAGTTGCCGCTCCACCGAACGGGGGTCAGCCCAGGGTGACCCGCAGCGGCTCCAGCGCGGGCGCGGTCATGGTCGGCAGGAACTCGGTGACCTGGAGCTCGGCCAGGCCCGCCTGCTGAAACGGGTCCTCGGCGAGCACCGCGAGCAGTTCCTCCCGGCTCCCGGCCTGCGCCAGGATCACCCCGCCCACCCGGGGCACCTGCCGCCCGGAGGCCAGGAAACGGCCGGCCGCGTAGTTCCGCTCCAGCCACGCCACGTGGTCCGGCAGCAGGGCGTCGACCTGCTCCAGCGGGACGGTGTAGGTCATGGTCACGATGAACACGGGCGGGCTCCTGCGGCCGGGGGTGCGGTGATCGGGGCCACTCCCTTCGACCCCATGATCAGATTAACGCCCGGCCATCCGCTCCAAGCGGGCGATCCGCTCGGCCATCGGCGGG from Kitasatospora sp. NBC_01250 includes these protein-coding regions:
- a CDS encoding MASE1 domain-containing protein; this encodes MTAVTRHLDFRRPLAAVLRVLAVALAYFVAGRLGLIQQVVVAGAKVTPLWPPTGIALTCLLLLGLRIWPGIALGTFAVIASIGPLHPASFGIVAGNTAAPIVAYLLLRATGFRIELDRLRDGLALVFLGALVGMLVSATVGVGLLWLTGSVPGHDFWSAWSAWWTGDAMGVLVVAPLLLALYLFRLPEDRRPLDLIEPVVLLAGTVLVTLAVTNSQLSLLFLVFPLLIWAALRFQLIGAAPCVLVVSVLAITAATDHRGPFAHHGVLQTMVILQALNGAAALTGLLLSAIIAEQQSMYRRIESACRGLAEVVARLAPGEAGSGWPPPGDGDQPPL
- a CDS encoding CehA/McbA family metallohydrolase codes for the protein MTLAPVSFAAADSPGGPRSGTDSRTITGHLDTGAADFVQLPVEVPDGVQQIAVSYSYDKPAVPAGVPGNSCDIGIFDERGTELGGAGFRGWSGGFRTSFAISNGEATPGYLPGPVRAGTWHVVLGPYQVAPQGLDYQVQVTLTYGEPGPGFTPDYPPERARGRGRDWYRGDCHLHTVYSDGRRLPAEVAAGARAAGLDFMVTTDHNTSASHGVWGSLAGPDLLIITGEEVTTRNGHWLALGLPPGEWIDWRYRARDNAYPRFVRQVHGLGGLVVPAHPYCPYIACQWKFGYQGADAVEVWNGPWTYDDESAVDSWDAQLAEAVRAGRPWLPAMGNSDAHSVPQVIGSPHNVVLADGLSRDQILAGLRAGHSWLAESAAVRLDFTATGHGRQAGIGERLTVPVDAPVDVRVTVAGVPNGTVRIVTDEGQLHQESLPADGAGSVVWRTTASLAGYVRAEVRHPLADGTPGQGNTMGAALPWGPMAALTNPILLTADDG
- a CDS encoding YciI family protein, which encodes MFIVTMTYTVPLEQVDALLPDHVAWLERNYAAGRFLASGRQVPRVGGVILAQAGSREELLAVLAEDPFQQAGLAELQVTEFLPTMTAPALEPLRVTLG